The sequence TCCATCAACAACCTGTTGGGTTTGCTGGGCGGCTTGTTGAAATAGTTGTTTTGCTTGTTCATTTTCTGTATCAAGAGCGAATGTTTCTAAGCTTGCTTGTGCACTTTTTAATCCTGCTATTGTTTGTTTAAATTTTGCTGCGACAGTCACGGTGACGTCCTCCTCTAATGTTGTATTGTTAGATTAAGTAAAATGCTTGTATCTATGAGATACAATTTTTGTCAACTTTAAAATGTTATTGTTTGTATT comes from Desertibacillus haloalkaliphilus and encodes:
- a CDS encoding DUF1657 domain-containing protein, with product MTVAAKFKQTIAGLKSAQASLETFALDTENEQAKQLFQQAAQQTQQVVDGLEPRLQQIEQEEPQYKQ